The proteins below are encoded in one region of Sporosarcina sp. FSL K6-1508:
- a CDS encoding flagellar hook-basal body complex protein: MLRSMYSGISGLRNFQTKLDVIGNNIANVNTYGFKKGRTIFKDLISQTVAGASGPGDSRGGVNPRQVGLGSQIAAIDTLHTGGSTQFTGNTLDLAIAGDGFFQVLNGNEMLYTRAGNFYMDSEGDLVDGEGRYIQGMQGKPGGAAVPPTGEMELPVTGGTIGTIQIPKSATSMSVGQDGTVYFVDTTAAGKALIATAENAFKLQEATLKTAIKTAETNLKAAKEANPVVPATVTAAETALAGAKTAYDAAKAPVDKAISDNKAVLQVAGKLQIATFSNPGGLDKVGGNYFRVSANSGNPNPGFGLDQGFGKLESGFLEMSNVDLAEEFTEMIVAQRGFQANTRIITTSDEILQELVNLKR, translated from the coding sequence ATGTTACGCTCAATGTATTCAGGTATCTCAGGTCTACGAAACTTTCAAACGAAATTAGACGTGATTGGTAACAATATCGCTAACGTCAACACATATGGATTTAAAAAAGGTCGTACAATCTTTAAAGATTTAATTTCACAAACAGTGGCGGGAGCTTCAGGTCCTGGAGATAGTCGTGGTGGTGTCAACCCAAGACAAGTAGGACTAGGATCCCAAATTGCGGCGATTGACACGCTTCATACAGGTGGATCTACGCAGTTTACGGGGAATACGTTAGATCTTGCGATTGCAGGGGACGGATTCTTTCAAGTATTGAATGGTAATGAAATGTTGTATACAAGAGCTGGGAATTTCTATATGGACAGTGAAGGTGACCTAGTTGATGGCGAGGGAAGATATATTCAGGGGATGCAGGGTAAACCAGGCGGTGCTGCTGTTCCGCCCACTGGAGAAATGGAATTACCTGTTACTGGCGGAACCATTGGAACAATCCAAATACCTAAATCAGCAACCTCTATGTCCGTAGGGCAAGATGGGACAGTTTATTTTGTTGATACAACAGCAGCAGGTAAAGCGTTAATAGCAACTGCTGAAAATGCTTTTAAACTACAAGAAGCAACACTGAAAACAGCTATTAAAACTGCGGAAACGAATTTAAAAGCCGCTAAAGAAGCGAACCCGGTTGTTCCAGCTACTGTAACTGCTGCTGAAACTGCTCTTGCAGGTGCTAAAACAGCATATGATGCTGCCAAAGCTCCAGTAGACAAGGCAATATCGGACAACAAAGCTGTACTTCAAGTCGCTGGTAAACTTCAAATTGCAACCTTCTCGAACCCAGGTGGACTTGATAAGGTAGGCGGTAACTATTTCCGAGTTTCAGCCAACTCAGGAAATCCAAATCCTGGCTTTGGTTTAGATCAAGGTTTTGGTAAATTAGAATCAGGTTTCCTAGAAATGTCTAACGTTGACCTTGCAGAAGAATTTACAGAAATGATTGTGGCACAACGTGGTTTCCAAGCAAACACGCGGATTATTACGACGTCGGATGAGATTTTGCAAGAGCTTGTGAACTTGAAACGATAG
- a CDS encoding flagellar FlbD family protein, with amino-acid sequence MIRVSRLNGMAFTLNALYIEKVESFPDTTITLTTGTKYVVLDTADEVNSRIIEFYKAVQLLSNPHIRGEEDEE; translated from the coding sequence ATGATTCGAGTTTCACGCCTAAACGGCATGGCGTTCACATTGAACGCTCTGTACATAGAGAAAGTCGAGTCATTTCCTGACACGACGATTACCCTTACGACAGGAACGAAATACGTTGTCCTTGATACGGCTGATGAAGTGAACAGTCGTATCATTGAATTTTATAAGGCGGTCCAGTTGTTATCAAATCCGCATATACGAGGTGAAGAAGATGAAGAATAA
- the fliL gene encoding flagellar basal body-associated protein FliL, with protein sequence MKNKVMTVSLIILVCITLIGVVGLILVMQLNKDDEAKEPTIDDIIESSVDIEEITTNLGNRQFIRITLKIQTDNKEAAEELAKRDFQVKNIVIQELSEMTAKDLEGKAGKQAFEDALKSHLNPLMQNGEVQKVYIVSYIIQ encoded by the coding sequence ATGAAGAATAAAGTAATGACAGTATCCCTTATTATACTAGTTTGCATCACACTTATCGGTGTAGTTGGACTCATACTCGTTATGCAGCTAAACAAAGATGATGAAGCGAAAGAGCCGACGATTGATGATATTATCGAGTCCTCGGTTGATATCGAAGAAATTACGACGAACCTTGGCAATCGGCAATTTATTCGCATCACCTTGAAAATCCAGACGGACAATAAGGAAGCGGCTGAAGAACTAGCAAAAAGAGATTTCCAAGTGAAAAATATTGTCATTCAAGAGCTTTCTGAAATGACAGCGAAAGATCTCGAAGGGAAAGCAGGAAAACAAGCTTTCGAGGATGCCTTGAAATCACATCTGAACCCGCTTATGCAAAATGGGGAAGTTCAGAAAGTCTATATCGTTTCTTACATTATTCAATAA
- the flhB gene encoding flagellar biosynthesis protein FlhB, which produces MMLRLDLQFFAGEKTEKATPKKRQDSRKKGQVLKSQDVTSAILLLSVFLFLFFGAGFMRDRFFVFFHQSFTEYITLSKLDEDQAMLIYGDVLIQMAFILLPVMLIAVVAGIAGNLFQFGLLFTAEPLKMDLKKLDPIKGLKRIFSIRAIVELMKSLLKISFIGTTTTLIVLSNIDKVLGLAFKSPWDVLTTVGQLAALMGITAAFVLLFISILDFMYQKFDYEKNLRMSKQDIKDEYKNSEGDPIIKSRIKQRQREMAMRRMMQEVPNADVVITNPTHYAIALKYKDGDMDAPIVVAKGVDFVAQKIKLIAAEHDIVMVENRPLARSLYDDVEIGGRIPEEFFKAIAEILAYVYRIQRKI; this is translated from the coding sequence ATGATGTTGCGGCTTGATCTGCAATTCTTTGCAGGAGAAAAGACCGAAAAAGCCACTCCAAAAAAACGTCAAGATTCCCGGAAGAAAGGCCAGGTTCTAAAAAGCCAGGACGTTACGAGCGCAATTCTGCTGCTTTCCGTGTTCCTTTTCCTGTTTTTTGGCGCAGGATTTATGAGGGACCGCTTTTTTGTGTTCTTCCATCAGTCATTTACTGAATACATCACGCTGTCAAAGTTAGATGAGGACCAGGCAATGCTGATTTACGGAGACGTATTGATTCAAATGGCATTTATATTATTGCCTGTGATGCTTATTGCTGTTGTTGCAGGTATAGCCGGAAACCTATTCCAATTTGGTTTACTTTTTACTGCGGAACCGTTGAAAATGGATTTAAAGAAATTAGATCCAATTAAAGGTCTTAAACGGATTTTTTCAATTCGTGCCATTGTTGAATTAATGAAGTCCTTACTGAAAATATCATTTATCGGTACAACTACGACGTTAATTGTACTATCAAATATTGATAAAGTACTAGGGCTCGCATTTAAAAGCCCCTGGGATGTATTAACGACTGTCGGGCAACTTGCGGCATTGATGGGAATAACAGCAGCATTTGTTTTGTTATTTATATCCATCCTAGATTTCATGTACCAAAAATTTGACTATGAAAAAAATCTCCGGATGTCTAAACAAGATATCAAGGATGAATATAAAAACTCTGAAGGGGATCCTATTATAAAATCCCGGATTAAGCAGCGTCAACGTGAAATGGCAATGAGACGCATGATGCAGGAAGTGCCCAACGCAGATGTTGTCATCACGAACCCGACTCATTATGCGATTGCACTAAAGTATAAGGATGGGGATATGGATGCACCGATTGTTGTGGCAAAAGGTGTCGATTTCGTCGCTCAAAAGATTAAATTGATTGCCGCCGAACATGATATCGTCATGGTAGAAAATCGGCCTCTTGCCAGATCACTCTATGATGATGTTGAAATAGGGGGAAGGATTCCAGAAGAGTTCTTCAAGGCGATAGCCGAAATACTTGCATATGTGTACAGAATTCAACGCAAAATCTGA
- the flhA gene encoding flagellar biosynthesis protein FlhA translates to MKFRDIGVLAAVIMIVAMLVIPLPPWLLSFLIIINITLGLLVLLTAMNMQEALQFSIFPTLLLLLTLFRLGLNVSTTRAILSNGDAGGVVETFGTFVTGGNIVVGLVIFVILVIIQFIVITKGAERVSEVAARFTLDAMPGKQMSIDADLNAGMISETEARTRREKVSNEADFYGAMDGATKFVKGDAIAGIIIVIINLLVGMIIGVAQMGLPFAEAAVLFSQLTVGDGIVSQIPALLISTATGIVVTRAASKGNLGSDITTQLLGQPKLLYVAAATVLLLGLATPINDIFTIPIALALAVGAYIMSHKVAEDPEELLEMEEDLETEGLKSPENVVNLLNVDPIEFEFGYGLIPLVDATQGGDLLDRVVMIRRQLAIELGLVIPVVRIRDNIQLQPNEYRIKIKGSELARGELLLDHYLAMSPGGDDSIEGIDTIEPSFGLPAKWITEDVKEDAEILGYTVVDPPSVVSTHLTEVIRANAADLIGRQETKQLVDHVRETFPILVDELTPTPLSIGEIQKVLAKLLNEHVSVRNLPIIFETLADYSKYTSDVDVLTEYVRQALARQITNQYASAGQSLKVLTVSGKIEKMIADSIQQTEQGNYLSLDPQHSQEILESIAGEVERVALMDQSPVILCTPAIRMYLRQITERYFPQIPVLSYNELEASIEVQSVGVVDI, encoded by the coding sequence ATGAAATTTAGAGATATAGGGGTACTCGCTGCGGTAATAATGATCGTTGCGATGCTTGTCATCCCGCTTCCACCATGGCTTTTAAGTTTCTTGATTATTATAAATATTACCCTTGGACTTTTAGTTCTTTTAACAGCCATGAACATGCAGGAAGCGTTACAATTTTCAATTTTCCCTACCTTATTACTCCTTCTTACGCTTTTCCGTCTTGGCCTCAACGTTTCAACTACGCGGGCGATTTTATCAAACGGAGATGCGGGCGGTGTTGTAGAAACGTTTGGGACATTCGTTACAGGAGGTAATATCGTTGTCGGTCTCGTTATTTTCGTCATCCTTGTCATTATTCAGTTTATCGTCATTACAAAAGGTGCGGAACGGGTATCTGAAGTGGCAGCTCGTTTCACGCTAGATGCGATGCCGGGGAAACAGATGAGTATCGATGCGGACTTGAATGCCGGTATGATTTCTGAAACTGAAGCGCGAACGAGACGTGAAAAAGTTAGTAATGAAGCAGACTTTTACGGAGCAATGGACGGGGCAACAAAATTCGTTAAAGGAGATGCAATTGCCGGTATCATTATCGTTATAATCAACCTGCTCGTCGGGATGATTATCGGGGTTGCTCAAATGGGTCTTCCTTTCGCGGAAGCAGCTGTTCTCTTTTCACAATTGACAGTCGGCGATGGTATTGTTTCTCAAATTCCAGCACTTCTCATCTCGACTGCAACAGGTATTGTCGTAACACGCGCTGCCTCTAAAGGTAATCTCGGTTCTGATATTACAACCCAGCTACTTGGACAGCCGAAACTACTTTACGTTGCTGCTGCAACCGTTTTGCTGCTCGGTCTTGCTACACCTATTAACGATATATTTACAATTCCGATTGCGCTTGCGCTTGCAGTCGGGGCATATATAATGTCCCATAAAGTTGCAGAAGATCCTGAGGAATTACTGGAGATGGAAGAGGATCTTGAAACGGAGGGTCTGAAGAGTCCTGAAAATGTTGTCAATCTGCTTAATGTGGATCCAATCGAGTTCGAATTCGGTTATGGACTTATCCCTCTCGTCGACGCTACTCAGGGTGGCGATTTACTTGATCGTGTTGTTATGATTCGAAGGCAGCTGGCAATTGAGCTGGGTCTTGTTATTCCAGTCGTCCGTATAAGGGACAACATTCAGTTACAGCCGAATGAGTACAGAATCAAGATTAAGGGAAGTGAATTAGCAAGAGGTGAATTACTTCTTGACCACTATCTAGCGATGAGTCCAGGCGGGGATGATTCGATTGAAGGCATTGATACAATCGAACCATCATTTGGTCTTCCAGCCAAATGGATAACGGAAGATGTGAAAGAAGATGCAGAGATTCTTGGTTATACGGTTGTTGACCCACCGAGTGTTGTGTCAACACATCTGACAGAAGTGATTCGTGCGAATGCTGCGGATTTGATTGGCCGTCAGGAAACGAAACAACTTGTCGATCATGTGCGTGAAACTTTCCCGATTCTTGTCGATGAGCTTACACCTACGCCGTTATCAATTGGTGAAATTCAAAAAGTACTTGCAAAGCTACTGAACGAGCATGTCTCAGTAAGGAACTTGCCAATCATCTTTGAAACTCTTGCGGATTATTCGAAATACACATCAGATGTCGATGTCTTAACCGAATATGTTAGACAGGCCCTTGCAAGACAAATAACAAATCAGTACGCATCAGCCGGCCAATCGCTTAAAGTACTGACTGTATCCGGTAAAATCGAAAAAATGATTGCAGATAGTATTCAACAAACGGAACAAGGAAATTATCTATCTCTCGACCCGCAGCATTCTCAAGAAATCCTCGAGTCGATTGCAGGGGAAGTAGAACGCGTGGCATTGATGGATCAATCGCCGGTCATTCTTTGTACGCCGGCAATCCGCATGTATTTGAGACAAATAACAGAACGATACTTCCCTCAAATTCCTGTATTGTCATACAATGAACTCGAAGCTTCCATTGAAGTCCAAAGTGTCGGGGTGGTGGATATCTGA
- the fliQ gene encoding flagellar biosynthesis protein FliQ — translation MTDEFVIAIAERAIWVILLASGPLLILALVTGLAVSVFQATTQIQEQTLAFVPKIVAVLVGIVFFGPWMLARVTTFAADIFENLGRYVG, via the coding sequence ATGACGGATGAATTTGTCATAGCGATAGCTGAGCGTGCGATTTGGGTCATTCTTTTGGCTTCAGGCCCCCTCCTTATCCTTGCACTTGTGACAGGGCTTGCCGTCAGTGTTTTTCAGGCAACTACACAGATTCAGGAACAGACACTGGCATTCGTGCCTAAAATTGTTGCAGTTCTAGTAGGGATTGTCTTTTTCGGACCTTGGATGCTGGCAAGAGTTACAACGTTTGCAGCTGATATCTTTGAGAATCTTGGACGGTATGTCGGGTGA
- a CDS encoding flagellar biosynthetic protein FliO, with protein sequence MKSSFVQKYLSALILVILIVSQMPYASVYADTDTDPNKPVSDLFDKEPKTDVDTDTDVENNKDAITPPATDLPADKSDVGSSAGDYIKTLFALLFVLGLLFGLLKFVNRKNRLYDKTRLMKNMGGISLGQHKSIQLVVIGESYYVIGVGEDIRLLKEITDPDEIDKLVEFYEGDNAETTTGMLNRILAKVTGKSKSDSNVKTEESPDFSNIFQSRLEEMKEERKRHISRLTEKERNRDE encoded by the coding sequence ATGAAATCATCGTTTGTACAAAAGTACTTGTCAGCTCTCATTTTGGTCATCCTCATCGTAAGCCAAATGCCATATGCATCCGTCTACGCAGACACCGACACTGATCCGAACAAGCCGGTGTCCGATTTGTTTGATAAAGAACCGAAAACTGATGTCGATACAGATACCGACGTTGAGAACAATAAGGATGCAATAACACCACCTGCTACTGATCTTCCCGCAGATAAATCAGACGTCGGTTCCTCGGCGGGGGATTACATAAAAACGTTATTCGCTTTGCTATTCGTTCTCGGGTTATTATTCGGGCTTCTGAAGTTCGTCAACCGGAAAAACCGACTCTATGACAAAACCCGACTTATGAAAAATATGGGTGGTATCTCGCTTGGACAGCATAAGTCGATTCAACTGGTCGTTATAGGAGAATCTTATTACGTTATCGGGGTTGGAGAGGATATTCGGTTGTTGAAAGAGATTACGGATCCCGATGAAATCGACAAACTAGTTGAATTCTACGAAGGTGATAATGCGGAGACAACAACCGGTATGCTCAATCGAATACTTGCTAAAGTGACAGGGAAATCGAAAAGCGATTCGAATGTCAAAACGGAAGAATCACCTGACTTTAGCAACATTTTTCAATCGAGGCTTGAGGAGATGAAAGAAGAGAGGAAACGGCATATCAGCCGGTTGACAGAAAAGGAGCGCAACCGAGATGAATGA
- the fliY gene encoding flagellar motor switch phosphatase FliY produces the protein MSDNILSQEEIEALLRGEPLASDEPADSSTKEIVTSDYLNDMEKDALGEIGNISFGSSATALSALLGQKVDITTPTISVVDKDGLEEEFIHPYVAIKVDYTVGLSGMNLLVIKQSDAAIIADLMLGGDGLEPNMDLGEIHLSAVQEAMNQMMGSAATSMSTLFNKKVDISPPSIDLMNVLEDKGRELIPEDDLLIKVSFSLKVGDLIDSNIMQLLPLGFGKKLVESLMGGDAEEETAAVAEMTRPTEQQPSQLQQPTQQQQIPQQPYGQNDFGQGMQQPAYDPQYAQPAPQQQMQMRPQQPQVQVQQAQFANFESPSLNKSESNNLNMLLDIPLSVTVELGRTKRSVKEILEMSSGSIIELDKLAGEPVDILVNNRHIAKGEVVVIDENFGVRITDILSQVERLNNLR, from the coding sequence ATGAGTGATAATATCCTTTCACAGGAAGAAATTGAAGCTTTATTACGGGGGGAACCTTTGGCGAGCGATGAGCCCGCGGACTCCTCTACTAAAGAAATAGTAACCTCAGATTATTTGAATGATATGGAAAAAGACGCACTTGGTGAAATCGGCAATATCTCTTTTGGTAGTTCAGCAACAGCATTATCTGCATTGCTCGGACAAAAAGTCGACATAACGACACCCACCATTTCGGTTGTCGATAAGGACGGGTTGGAAGAAGAATTCATCCATCCATATGTAGCTATTAAAGTGGACTATACAGTAGGACTTAGCGGTATGAATTTACTAGTTATTAAGCAAAGTGACGCGGCAATCATCGCGGATCTTATGCTAGGCGGTGATGGTTTAGAACCGAATATGGACCTTGGAGAAATCCACTTGAGCGCGGTTCAGGAAGCGATGAATCAAATGATGGGTTCCGCTGCGACATCAATGTCGACGCTGTTTAATAAAAAAGTTGATATTTCACCGCCTTCAATTGATTTAATGAATGTCCTGGAGGACAAAGGTCGAGAACTTATTCCGGAAGATGATTTATTGATAAAAGTGTCGTTTTCTCTTAAAGTAGGCGACCTTATCGATTCGAATATTATGCAATTACTTCCATTAGGATTTGGAAAGAAATTAGTTGAATCTCTCATGGGCGGTGACGCAGAAGAAGAAACTGCAGCGGTTGCGGAGATGACTCGACCGACAGAACAGCAACCATCTCAATTACAACAGCCGACGCAACAGCAACAAATACCGCAACAGCCTTATGGACAAAACGATTTTGGCCAAGGGATGCAACAACCGGCTTATGATCCACAATATGCACAACCTGCCCCTCAACAGCAGATGCAAATGCGGCCGCAACAACCGCAAGTACAAGTCCAGCAGGCACAGTTTGCAAACTTTGAAAGTCCATCTTTAAATAAGTCAGAGTCCAATAACTTGAATATGCTTCTTGATATTCCATTATCAGTAACGGTGGAACTAGGCAGAACAAAACGTTCCGTTAAGGAAATTCTGGAAATGTCGAGCGGTTCCATTATTGAACTGGACAAACTTGCGGGTGAACCGGTTGATATTTTAGTGAACAACCGTCATATCGCAAAAGGAGAAGTTGTCGTTATTGACGAAAACTTCGGTGTACGAATCACAGATATTTTAAGCCAAGTAGAACGCTTGAACAATTTAAGATAA
- the fliP gene encoding flagellar type III secretion system pore protein FliP (The bacterial flagellar biogenesis protein FliP forms a type III secretion system (T3SS)-type pore required for flagellar assembly.) has protein sequence MNDIAQFFSDSDPSNVSTSIKMMLLLTVLSLAPAILILMTSFARIVIVLSFVRTALATQQMPPNQVIVGLALFLTFFIMAPTFQQVNDNALTPLFAEEISLDEAYEEASIPLKEFMSKHTRQKDLELFLRYNKADRPESLEDISLTMLVPAFALSEIKTAFQMGFMIFIPFLVIDMIVASILMSMGMMMLPPVMISLPFKILLFVLVDGWYLIIKSLLQSF, from the coding sequence ATGAATGATATTGCCCAATTTTTTTCGGACAGTGATCCGTCGAATGTATCGACATCTATCAAAATGATGTTGCTTCTGACTGTCTTGTCACTAGCGCCGGCTATTCTAATTTTAATGACGTCATTTGCGAGGATAGTCATCGTTCTGTCATTCGTCAGAACTGCTCTTGCCACGCAGCAGATGCCTCCAAACCAAGTAATAGTCGGTCTAGCGCTTTTTCTGACGTTTTTCATTATGGCTCCAACATTTCAGCAAGTGAATGATAATGCGCTGACTCCGTTATTTGCAGAAGAAATTTCACTTGACGAAGCCTATGAAGAGGCAAGTATTCCGCTTAAAGAGTTTATGAGTAAACATACACGGCAGAAGGATTTGGAGTTATTTCTCCGCTACAATAAAGCAGATCGGCCCGAATCTCTTGAAGACATTTCGCTCACGATGTTAGTTCCTGCATTCGCTTTAAGTGAAATTAAAACGGCGTTTCAAATGGGTTTCATGATTTTCATTCCATTTTTAGTCATTGACATGATTGTAGCAAGTATTCTTATGTCGATGGGGATGATGATGTTACCGCCAGTTATGATTTCATTGCCATTTAAAATATTGCTATTCGTCCTTGTTGATGGATGGTATCTCATTATTAAATCATTACTGCAAAGTTTTTAG
- a CDS encoding TIGR02530 family flagellar biosynthesis protein, with the protein MDKLNLHRIPSQSLIHQGQPVKPTQNPKQSFLEHLNKAIQPVELKISKHASERLTERNIHISDAEWAHVNEKVNEAKAKGIKDSLVLMDQAALIISAKNSTVITAMDRMEAKDQLFTNIDGTIVLS; encoded by the coding sequence ATGGATAAATTAAATTTACATCGAATACCATCGCAATCACTTATACACCAAGGACAACCAGTCAAACCGACGCAAAACCCGAAACAATCATTTCTAGAACATTTGAATAAAGCAATACAGCCTGTTGAACTTAAAATTAGTAAGCACGCCTCCGAGCGCTTGACAGAACGGAACATCCATATATCAGATGCCGAATGGGCGCATGTCAATGAAAAGGTGAACGAAGCAAAGGCCAAGGGGATTAAAGATTCACTTGTTTTGATGGACCAAGCAGCACTCATTATAAGTGCGAAGAATTCAACCGTCATAACAGCAATGGATCGCATGGAAGCAAAAGATCAATTATTTACGAACATCGACGGCACAATCGTGCTTAGTTAA
- the fliM gene encoding flagellar motor switch protein FliM, producing the protein MAGDILSQGEIDALLSAISTGEMSAEDMKKEDEPRKVKVYDFKRALRFSKDQIRSLTRIHENFARLLTTYFSAQLRTYVQINVASVDQIPFEEFIRSIPNMTLINIFEVPPLDGNILMEVNPNIAYTMLDRMMGGVGASPGKVDNLTEIEMKIMTSLFERSFDNLREAWSGIIDIDPFLTEIEVNPQFLQMISPNETVVVISFNIIIGESSGMINICIPHVVLEPIVPNLSVRYWMQTNKKEPTVEQSVVLEKRLKQAPLSIVAELGNGQMTVEDFLYLQVGDVIKLDRKIEDPLVVKIGDLPKFTAQPGHLRNRMAVQIIDTQIGGDEDDE; encoded by the coding sequence ATGGCCGGGGATATATTATCCCAAGGTGAGATCGACGCATTATTGTCCGCGATTTCAACAGGGGAAATGTCTGCAGAAGACATGAAAAAAGAAGATGAGCCTCGGAAAGTCAAGGTGTACGATTTCAAACGTGCCCTTCGGTTTTCTAAGGATCAAATTCGCAGTTTGACTCGGATTCACGAGAACTTTGCAAGGCTATTAACGACGTACTTTTCAGCACAATTGCGCACATATGTCCAAATTAACGTCGCGTCAGTCGATCAAATTCCTTTTGAAGAATTTATCCGCTCTATTCCGAACATGACGTTAATTAATATTTTCGAAGTTCCTCCGTTAGATGGTAATATCCTAATGGAAGTTAATCCAAACATTGCCTATACGATGCTCGATCGCATGATGGGTGGAGTCGGAGCAAGTCCAGGTAAAGTCGATAATTTGACTGAAATTGAAATGAAGATTATGACTAGTTTATTCGAACGTTCTTTTGATAATCTGCGTGAAGCGTGGTCAGGCATCATTGACATCGATCCATTCCTGACAGAGATTGAGGTAAATCCGCAGTTTCTTCAAATGATATCTCCGAATGAAACGGTTGTTGTTATATCATTCAATATTATTATCGGAGAATCGAGTGGGATGATTAATATTTGTATCCCGCATGTTGTCCTTGAGCCAATCGTCCCAAACTTATCGGTCCGCTATTGGATGCAGACCAATAAGAAAGAACCGACAGTAGAGCAAAGTGTCGTTCTTGAAAAACGTTTGAAACAAGCACCTTTGTCAATAGTCGCTGAGCTGGGTAATGGGCAGATGACCGTTGAAGATTTCCTTTATCTTCAAGTGGGAGATGTTATTAAGCTAGACCGTAAAATTGAAGATCCGCTTGTCGTAAAAATTGGTGATTTACCGAAATTCACTGCACAGCCTGGACATTTGAGAAATCGAATGGCTGTTCAGATAATTGATACACAGATCGGAGGGGATGAAGATGATGAGTGA
- a CDS encoding response regulator: protein MGRRILIVDDAAFMRMMIKDILTKNNFEVVGEAADGVQAIEKYMDLKPDLVTMDITMPEMDGIAALKAIKEKDPSAMIIMCSAMGQQAMVIDAIQAGAKDFIVKPFQADRVVEAIEKALG from the coding sequence ATGGGTAGACGTATATTAATAGTGGACGACGCAGCTTTCATGCGCATGATGATTAAAGATATTTTGACGAAAAATAATTTTGAAGTTGTTGGAGAAGCGGCAGATGGTGTTCAAGCCATTGAAAAGTATATGGATTTAAAACCGGATCTTGTCACGATGGATATTACGATGCCGGAAATGGATGGCATTGCAGCTTTAAAAGCGATTAAAGAAAAAGACCCATCTGCAATGATTATTATGTGTTCAGCAATGGGACAGCAAGCGATGGTTATCGATGCGATTCAAGCAGGCGCAAAAGACTTTATCGTCAAACCGTTCCAAGCGGATCGTGTTGTTGAAGCAATCGAAAAAGCATTAGGTTAA
- the fliR gene encoding flagellar biosynthetic protein FliR, protein MEELVPSLAAYLLILTRVTAFFVTLPLFSYRAIPTTQRIIFGALLAWAMVYTVDMPILEIDGAYFLLVVKEAMTGLFIGILAFIVMAAIQIAGGFIDFQMGFAIANVIDPQTGAQSPLLGQFFNSLAILLLLALNGHHMLLDGIFYSYQFIPADQLWPAFGQERLVDFVIRTFATSFAIAFQMSIPIVATLFLVDLALGITARAVPQLNIFVVGFPIKIGVSFIVLFIMMGVMIQMMKKLFEVMIISMRDLMIILGGG, encoded by the coding sequence ATGGAAGAACTAGTCCCTTCATTAGCCGCTTATTTACTAATTCTGACCCGAGTTACTGCTTTTTTTGTAACACTTCCATTATTTTCTTATCGTGCAATACCGACTACTCAACGTATTATTTTTGGTGCATTGCTTGCATGGGCGATGGTCTATACAGTCGACATGCCCATACTAGAGATTGATGGTGCGTACTTTTTATTAGTCGTGAAAGAGGCAATGACAGGATTATTCATTGGAATTCTCGCGTTCATTGTTATGGCTGCAATTCAAATTGCCGGTGGTTTTATTGATTTCCAAATGGGGTTTGCTATTGCGAACGTTATTGATCCGCAAACAGGAGCACAATCCCCGCTTCTAGGTCAATTCTTTAACTCATTAGCAATTCTCTTATTGCTGGCGTTAAACGGGCATCATATGTTGTTGGATGGTATCTTTTATAGCTATCAATTCATTCCAGCGGACCAATTATGGCCGGCTTTTGGTCAAGAGCGACTGGTCGATTTCGTGATTCGGACCTTTGCAACCTCATTTGCAATCGCCTTCCAAATGTCAATTCCGATCGTTGCGACCTTATTCCTTGTAGATTTGGCGCTTGGAATCACTGCAAGAGCAGTGCCGCAATTAAATATATTCGTTGTGGGATTCCCAATTAAAATCGGTGTAAGTTTCATCGTTCTGTTTATTATGATGGGTGTCATGATTCAAATGATGAAGAAATTATTTGAAGTGATGATAATTAGTATGAGGGACTTGATGATAATTCTTGGAGGTGGCTAG